Genomic DNA from Sphingobium sp. WTD-1:
AAGCGCGGCACGGCGTCATCCTACAGGTGATCGCCGAGGTCGTCCGAAGCTATGTCGATCTACGCAGCGCCCAAACTCGGCTGGTGATTGCGCGCGCGGACGCCGACGCGCAGCAAGGCATTGCAACCCTGGTCGAAGAACGATTCCGATCCGGTGAGGCATCGCTCTTCGACTTTGCCCGTGCCGATACCCAGGCGAAGGCGACAAGCATAAGTCTTGACGGCATCGAGGCGGACGCGCACGCGGCAGCCTACCGTTTGTCCTTGCTAACTGGTCAAGCACCGGGAGCGACCGCGCTCCGGCTGTTGAGCCCTGGACCGCTTCCATCTGATCCATCACAGGTCACGGCTGGGCTGCCATCGGAGCTTCTGAGGCGACGCCCGGATATCCGTCAGGCGGAGCGCGAATTGGCGGCCTTCACCGCCGACGTTGGCGTGGCGACGGCCGATCTCTTCCCGCGACTGTCGCTCATTGGTTCGATTGGTCAGCAAGCGCAGAACGCGGGTGATCTCGCCTCGGGGACGAGCACACGATTTCAGATTGGGCCTAGCCTGCACTGGCCCATATTCTCCATGGGACGCATCCGGGCGCAGATTCGAGCTGCCGATGCCCGCGCCGAAGCGGCGCTAGTGCGCTACGAGCGGACCGTGACGGGTGCGCTTACCGACAGTGAAACAGCGCTCAATCGGTATGCCGCAGCGCGAAGCATGCGTCAGAAAGCGGATGGAGCAACAGCACAGGCGGCCGTCGCGGTCGATCTTGCGCGACAGCGCTACCATGCTGGCGAGGACGCCCTGACCATCTTGCTGAACGCACAATCCGCATACAGCGTTGCGGAGCGCGCGAGCCTTGATGCCCGCGTCGGTGAGTTGATGGCCGTCGTCGCTCTCTACAAGGCGCTAGGGGGTGGGTGGGAGGCCGTCATCGCATGATCGGTCTGCCACTCTTACGATCACAGGTTTATCGCGTTTCCGCCATCCGGCGCGAAGGTTGCCGCCGAACGACCGAGCGCGGGTAGAGCGATGCGGCGGCGGCGTTCGGCACCAATAATCGACCGCCAACCCAAGAGTGCGGCTGTAAACCAGCCACCTCAACTGCTGGGCGGTCGAATTCCGATGACATCTCTTCTTCAAACGCTCGCCGTTGCCGAGTATCTGAACTTCCGCCATGCGGCGAATGCCATGGGCGTCAGCCAGTCCAGTGTCAGCGCGCGCGTAAAGGCGCTGGAAGAAGACCTTGGCGTCCAGCTGTTCGAGCGCCACGCGCGCGGTGTGCGGCTGACGGAAGCCGGCCGGCATTTCGTCGAGCGGGTGACGACCGGCATCGACCAGCTCGACCACGCAGTCAGGACGGCTGGAATGGTGGCGCGCGGAGAGCACGGCCGGCTGCGCGTAGGTATCCATGCCCTCATCCCCGGCAGCTTTCTCGCCATGCTGATCGAACGCTACCGGGAGCAATATCCTGGCATAGAGGTCGAGATCGCCGAAGGCAGCGCCCACGATAGCGTCATGCGGCTTCGGGCCAACAGACTGGACCTGACGTTCGTGGCGGGCTCGCCCGAGTTTCCCGACTGTCATGCACGGAGGATATGGAGCGAACGGCTTCTGGCCGCGCTGCCCTCGCGCCATCCGCTCGCCGATGGCGTGGGCGTGACCTGGGCCGATCTGGCAGGCGACACCTTCATAGTTCGTGAAGGCGGCAGCGGGCCACAGGTGCATGACCACATCGTCATGCGCTTCGCTGGCAGTTCGCCGGACCTGTCGATCCTGCGTTTCGACGTTGAGCGCAGCACGCTGCTGTCGATGGTCGCGCAAGGTTATGGTGTCACCATTGCCGGCGAGGCGACAATGCTTCTGCACGTGCCCAGCGTGACGTTTCTGCCGATCCTCGACGAGTTCGAACCTTTTGCGTTTTCTGCCGTCTGGTCCCCGCACAATCGCAGCCCAGCGCTCAGGAACCTCCTCGACCTCGCAGCCGAGATGGGTAGGTCAGCGCGATCCGGCTGACGATTTTAGAAGCTCGCCCGGTTCCACGCTCAAGGCGTCGGCAATCTGCCCGAGAACCGTAACGCTAGCCGACACGTCGGCACGCTCGATCGCCCCGATATAGCGCGCGCTCAGGCCGGAGCGATCCGCCAGTTCCTCCTGCGTCAGTTGCTTGCCATGACGTATCCGACGCAGATTGACCGCCATGACCTCTTTGAGATCCATGACGTGAGCGGAGCCTGAGTAGGAATGATCGTTCCAGGAACGATAATTCCGATTCGTTGCGCGATGTGATATTTACCGGATAGCTTCGACTATCGGGGCGGTTGAATGCTTGGCGGAACTACACCGCCAGACATCAACGGTCTCACCTGAGAAGCAAAAGTGAGGTAATTATCAATCCGAGCCGCGGTGCCGGAAGGAGGCCGCAGATGCGCGTCAAACCCGAACTCGATCCCCATGTCGATGATTTGGCTCCGATGGAGCCGGACATAACCCTCTACGACGAGGCGCATTTCGTCACCTATCTGCGCCTGCTGGATGCCGAGACCGATGGCGCGGACTGGATGGAGGTGGCGCGGATCGTGCTGCATCGTGATCCGCTGGCAGAGCAAGACCGAACGCGGACGTGCTGGGAAAGCCATCTCGCCCGAGCGCAGTGGATGACGAAAATCGGCTACCGGCGCATTCTGGAACAAGCCGTCGAAGAAGCCCGCAACACACGGCACTGACCCGTCCGATTTCTACGCCATGGTATCCGGCAGCACGCTCGCTGTTCTTTCCTGTTGCCTATCGTGAAACCGCCTATTCTCTGATCGGC
This window encodes:
- a CDS encoding efflux transporter outer membrane subunit translates to MQRSPFPALLASMSVAACTVGPSNVELRPAVAPGWMSAANPHPIDDDWWHSFDDPQLVELVELAVRNNHDVREAEARLREARALRDAARGRAGPDVAFTGAATENRVSENGQLPVASVPGLDPRFSLFDLGFDASWEIDLWGRARRSVEAADARAEAMREARHGVILQVIAEVVRSYVDLRSAQTRLVIARADADAQQGIATLVEERFRSGEASLFDFARADTQAKATSISLDGIEADAHAAAYRLSLLTGQAPGATALRLLSPGPLPSDPSQVTAGLPSELLRRRPDIRQAERELAAFTADVGVATADLFPRLSLIGSIGQQAQNAGDLASGTSTRFQIGPSLHWPIFSMGRIRAQIRAADARAEAALVRYERTVTGALTDSETALNRYAAARSMRQKADGATAQAAVAVDLARQRYHAGEDALTILLNAQSAYSVAERASLDARVGELMAVVALYKALGGGWEAVIA
- a CDS encoding LysR family transcriptional regulator, with product MTSLLQTLAVAEYLNFRHAANAMGVSQSSVSARVKALEEDLGVQLFERHARGVRLTEAGRHFVERVTTGIDQLDHAVRTAGMVARGEHGRLRVGIHALIPGSFLAMLIERYREQYPGIEVEIAEGSAHDSVMRLRANRLDLTFVAGSPEFPDCHARRIWSERLLAALPSRHPLADGVGVTWADLAGDTFIVREGGSGPQVHDHIVMRFAGSSPDLSILRFDVERSTLLSMVAQGYGVTIAGEATMLLHVPSVTFLPILDEFEPFAFSAVWSPHNRSPALRNLLDLAAEMGRSARSG
- a CDS encoding helix-turn-helix transcriptional regulator; this translates as MDLKEVMAVNLRRIRHGKQLTQEELADRSGLSARYIGAIERADVSASVTVLGQIADALSVEPGELLKSSAGSR
- a CDS encoding DUF2285 domain-containing protein: MRVKPELDPHVDDLAPMEPDITLYDEAHFVTYLRLLDAETDGADWMEVARIVLHRDPLAEQDRTRTCWESHLARAQWMTKIGYRRILEQAVEEARNTRH